The following nucleotide sequence is from Acidimicrobiia bacterium.
AGGTGGCGCCACTGCCTGCTCGACCGCGACTCAGCGTCCAGGCGAGGTAGGTACGAGCCGCCACCGCTTGGGCTTTCAGGGATTCGAGCGGCCACTCAGCGGGCACTTCGCGGATACCCACCAGGTAGTTCTCCGGCTCCAACTCAGAAATCATCACAAGGCCACCCGCTCGAGCCTTGATTTCCATCCGACCGGGGTATTGCTGACCTTTCCATTCGAGGATGTCCCCGTCGACGGGGACAAGGTCGATACGACTGGTAATGAACGAATCGTCTGTCGACGGCTCAACGTCCGATACGTCCTGGGCCGCCATCACCGCGGCAAATGCCAGCACCAAGATGAGGAGACGCGTGGCCCTAGCAGGCCAATCGTTCGATTTGTGCTCCGAGCGAAGCCAGCTTTCCGACAAAATCTTCGTACCCTCTATCGATGTGTGAAATATCGCCAACCGTCGTGAACCCATCGGCAGCTAGACCGGCCAACACGAGTGCGGCACCGGCCCGAATATCGAACGCCAGAACCGGACATCCGGAAAGGGTGGGTACTCCACGGACTACGGCATGCTGCCATTCGGTGGTGACATCGGCTCCCATTCTCATCAGTTCGCCGATATACCGGAACCGCGAGTCGTAAAGGTTCTCGGTCACGATAGAGGTTCCGTCGGCCGTCGCAAGCAGGGCCACCATCTGCGGCTGCATGTCTGTGTGGAATCCGGGAAAAGGCAACGTGGCGAAATCGACCGCCGTGGCGCGCTTGGGGCCGGCAATCGCAAAGAAGTCATCGCCCCGTTCGATCTCACAGCCGACCTCTTCGAGCTTGCGTAACTCCATCCGCAGATGTGCGGGGTCACAGTTGCGGATCGTCACCTCTCCCCCGGTGATGGCTCCGGCAATCGCGTAGGTCCCGGCTTCGAGGCGATCGCCAATGACATGATGTTCGACCGGGTGCAGCGCCCCGACCCCTTCGATGGTAATGGTGTGAGTACCGGCGCCTGTGACGTTGGCACCCATGGCATTCAGCTGAACCGCTATGTCCTGGATCTCCGGCTCACGGGCCGCGTTGTTGATGGTCGTCACCCCATCGGCGATCACGGCCGCCAGGATCGAATTCTCCGTTGCACCAACCGACGGAAACTCAAGGTCAAGAGTCGCTCCCTTCAGTCGGCCATCAACCCAGCCGGTCAGCACACCATGCTCAAGCTTGAACTCAGCCCCCATCTGGCGCAACGAGTCAAGGTGCCAGTCAATTGGTCGACTTCCAAGGTCGTCGCCGCCGGGGAAAGCCACCCTGGCTCGACCCGTGCGAGCCAGTAATGGACCCAACACAACGATCGAGGCGCGCATCGCCCTGACCAGGTCCAGCGGCGCTTCGGGGTTGAGTTCGTCAGGGACCTGAACGGTCAACGTGTGACCTTCGAACTCACAGGAGGCTCCAATGTGATCGAGTACCCGACCCATGAGGGACACGTCAAGAATCCCAGGCACGTTGGTTAGCCGATGAACCCCGGGGGCCATAAGCATGGCAACCATCTCTTTTAGAACCGCATTCTTGGCGCCGAGCACTCCCACTTCACCTTTGAGGACGGAGCCGCCAGTCACCTTGATCTTCTCATCGATGTCCAGGGAGTTGGTCACAGCGGCATTGTATGTCGGACCATCGCACTGTCTCTGTGTTTGAGGCCACCGGGAACCTCTCGTCGTGCTCTCACCTGGTGTGTCAATAGTTGGATCAAACAAGCCATCGGTTTTCAACCCCCGGTAACGGGGACCCGGCTAGCGTCAAAACGT
It contains:
- the murA gene encoding UDP-N-acetylglucosamine 1-carboxyvinyltransferase; protein product: MDEKIKVTGGSVLKGEVGVLGAKNAVLKEMVAMLMAPGVHRLTNVPGILDVSLMGRVLDHIGASCEFEGHTLTVQVPDELNPEAPLDLVRAMRASIVVLGPLLARTGRARVAFPGGDDLGSRPIDWHLDSLRQMGAEFKLEHGVLTGWVDGRLKGATLDLEFPSVGATENSILAAVIADGVTTINNAAREPEIQDIAVQLNAMGANVTGAGTHTITIEGVGALHPVEHHVIGDRLEAGTYAIAGAITGGEVTIRNCDPAHLRMELRKLEEVGCEIERGDDFFAIAGPKRATAVDFATLPFPGFHTDMQPQMVALLATADGTSIVTENLYDSRFRYIGELMRMGADVTTEWQHAVVRGVPTLSGCPVLAFDIRAGAALVLAGLAADGFTTVGDISHIDRGYEDFVGKLASLGAQIERLAC